From a region of the Teredinibacter turnerae genome:
- a CDS encoding glutamine--tRNA ligase/YqeY domain fusion protein, with product MAEEKPLNFLEQLIKKDLETGAHTAIRTRFPPEPNGYLHIGHAKSICLNFGLAQTFGGECNLRFDDTNPAKEDVEYVESIMADVRWLGFEWSGEVRYASSYFDTLYEWAQYLVKEGKAYVCDLDAEEARAYRGTLTEPGKNSPYRERSAEESLDLLERMKQGEFDEGTKVLRAKIDMAHGNINMRDPILYRIRKQHHHQTGDTWCIYPTYDFAHGQEDAIEGITHSICTLEFADHRPLYEWFIENLPVPARPRQFEFGRLNLSYTVMSKRKLKQLVDENHVAGWDDPRMPTIAGYRRRGYTPASLRKFCDMIGVTKSDGVVDVAMLEHAIRDDLDKNAPRAMCVLRPLKVVLTNYPADKTESLIAPGHPNRDDLPARTLPFGREIYIDQEDFREEANKKYKRLVLGKRVRLRNAYVIEAEEVVKDEQGDVIEVRARVLEETLGEDPADGVKPKGVIQWVAAHDCATFTVNLYDRLFNEAAPDAGGEFLDCLNPDSLVVLENCVGEKGLAGAAVGAGYQFEREGYFCRDANDEKLIFNRTIGLRDGGFK from the coding sequence ATGGCTGAAGAGAAGCCTCTAAATTTTCTTGAACAATTGATTAAAAAAGACTTGGAAACCGGCGCGCACACGGCAATTCGCACCCGTTTTCCGCCAGAGCCAAATGGGTATTTGCACATTGGTCATGCAAAATCCATTTGTTTGAATTTTGGCCTCGCACAAACTTTTGGCGGCGAGTGCAATCTCCGCTTTGACGATACTAACCCGGCGAAAGAAGACGTCGAATATGTTGAGTCGATCATGGCCGATGTGCGCTGGCTCGGGTTCGAGTGGAGTGGCGAGGTGCGCTATGCGTCCAGCTATTTCGACACGCTCTACGAATGGGCTCAGTATCTGGTGAAAGAAGGCAAGGCGTACGTATGCGACCTGGATGCCGAGGAGGCTCGGGCTTATCGGGGTACCTTGACCGAGCCAGGGAAAAACTCCCCGTACCGCGAGCGCAGCGCTGAAGAAAGTCTCGACTTGTTGGAGCGAATGAAGCAGGGAGAGTTTGACGAGGGCACCAAGGTGCTGCGCGCAAAAATCGATATGGCGCATGGTAATATCAACATGCGTGACCCGATTTTGTACCGAATCCGCAAACAGCATCATCATCAAACCGGTGATACCTGGTGCATCTACCCAACCTACGATTTCGCGCACGGTCAGGAAGATGCGATTGAAGGTATAACCCATTCCATTTGCACCCTGGAGTTCGCAGACCACCGGCCGCTTTACGAGTGGTTTATTGAAAATCTGCCGGTGCCCGCCAGGCCCAGACAGTTTGAGTTTGGCCGCTTAAATTTGAGCTATACCGTGATGTCCAAGCGTAAGCTGAAGCAACTCGTGGATGAAAATCATGTTGCTGGCTGGGATGACCCGCGGATGCCAACGATTGCAGGCTATCGACGGCGCGGGTATACCCCTGCCTCTCTGCGCAAATTTTGCGACATGATCGGGGTGACCAAGTCCGATGGCGTTGTAGATGTCGCGATGCTGGAGCATGCCATTCGTGATGATCTGGATAAAAATGCCCCCCGTGCCATGTGCGTGCTGCGACCTCTGAAAGTGGTACTGACCAACTATCCGGCCGATAAAACCGAGTCCCTGATAGCTCCGGGCCATCCCAACCGCGATGACTTGCCCGCCCGTACTTTGCCGTTTGGTCGCGAAATTTATATAGATCAGGAGGATTTTCGCGAGGAGGCCAATAAGAAGTACAAGCGCCTGGTACTTGGCAAGCGCGTGCGATTGCGTAATGCGTACGTAATAGAGGCTGAAGAGGTCGTAAAAGACGAGCAGGGCGACGTTATCGAAGTCCGCGCACGCGTGCTCGAAGAGACTTTAGGCGAAGATCCTGCGGACGGCGTGAAGCCGAAAGGTGTTATTCAGTGGGTTGCAGCTCACGATTGTGCAACTTTTACCGTCAATCTCTACGACCGGTTGTTTAATGAAGCTGCACCGGATGCTGGTGGTGAATTCCTCGATTGTCTGAACCCGGACAGCCTGGTTGTGCTCGAGAATTGTGTGGGTGAGAAAGGTCTGGCTGGGGCAGCAGTTGGCGCGGGATATCAGTTTGAGCGCGAAGGGTACTTTTGTCGTGATGCCAACGACGAAAAACTGATATTCAATCGCACAATTGGTTTGCGAGACGGTGGTTTTAAATAA
- a CDS encoding peptidylprolyl isomerase: MITLHTTFGDITLELDFEKAPKTAANFKQYAEDGHYNGTIFHRVIDGFMVQGGGFSDDMSQKATRDPIVNEADNGLKNDTGTIAMARTMDPHSASAQFFINVKDNDFLNYRSKDMQGWGYCVFGKVTAGMDVVNKIKGVKTGNRGGHSDVPVDPVVIESVTVA; encoded by the coding sequence ATGATTACATTACACACAACTTTTGGTGACATCACACTGGAACTGGATTTCGAAAAAGCGCCAAAAACCGCAGCCAACTTCAAGCAATATGCAGAAGATGGCCATTACAACGGCACAATATTTCACCGTGTGATCGACGGTTTCATGGTTCAGGGCGGCGGCTTCAGCGACGATATGAGCCAGAAGGCCACCCGTGATCCCATTGTGAACGAAGCAGACAACGGACTTAAAAACGACACTGGCACCATCGCCATGGCTCGCACCATGGACCCACACAGTGCATCAGCGCAATTTTTTATCAATGTGAAAGACAACGACTTCCTGAACTATCGCAGCAAGGATATGCAGGGCTGGGGTTACTGCGTGTTCGGTAAAGTCACAGCGGGCATGGATGTGGTGAACAAAATTAAAGGCGTGAAAACCGGCAATCGCGGCGGCCACTCGGACGTTCCAGTTGACCCGGTTGTGATTGAATCGGTTACCGTGGCCTAA
- a CDS encoding sensor histidine kinase, which yields MKLRYYSIKLQIVVAFSLLALPIIALTYFFSLSYSIFDESLQQLMEIEDVTHTVGEIERNVIDLQRNALIFKETASASSEEKVNFYYSEIEEKISGVRSQHSLFEFEDELALMESHLDDYHENFTTVVSLRRERSVLINDHLNFATRLNGIFSAKAAGADVYNALLIAHAASVSYLSAYDLKYFERFKQQLNIARERVKSASLDSETRTVWQREIADYRKRFVKIVAVTRHYVYLINVVITGSANEIIYYANYLHVRLAEKANLSRHQVNLRLDRQKMWIAVVSMFAIVMAAVSALLFYKRITQPIDRITQVFEKLAADESVKDIPESHRKDEIGMLASAADVFRAKNAQTNQLLLESKKMISDQKALNAELAIAKRHAEKALSIKSKFLANMSHELRTPLNSVIGYTVRLLKHVNSDRGIQLKALEAIERNGRHLLAMINDILDLSKIEAQKLDLSIRSVDLNELCEQAVTQVGPAAEEKNLEIVFIRSQTAEVQTDFTRLSQILLNLLSNAIKYTDEGGVKIELERDISEKYISLRVIDTGIGIEPENQKRLFLRFEQFDDSSRFQVGKGSGLGLAIVASLSKLLGVRVSVASDVGKGSTFSLRVPVVFAGDSSTAKN from the coding sequence GTGAAATTACGTTACTACTCGATAAAATTACAAATTGTTGTCGCCTTCTCGCTTTTGGCCCTGCCAATTATCGCACTCACCTATTTTTTCTCTCTGTCCTACAGCATTTTCGATGAATCGTTACAGCAGCTCATGGAAATTGAAGACGTCACACACACCGTAGGTGAAATCGAGAGGAATGTTATTGATTTACAGCGCAATGCATTAATTTTTAAAGAGACCGCCAGTGCGAGTTCAGAGGAAAAAGTAAATTTTTACTATAGTGAGATCGAAGAGAAAATCAGTGGTGTTAGAAGTCAGCACTCATTATTTGAGTTTGAGGATGAACTGGCGCTCATGGAGTCTCATCTGGATGATTACCACGAAAATTTTACAACGGTGGTTTCGCTGAGGCGAGAACGGTCGGTGCTGATCAATGATCACCTAAATTTTGCCACCCGACTGAACGGCATATTCTCAGCCAAAGCTGCTGGTGCAGATGTTTATAATGCGCTGTTAATTGCACATGCGGCTTCTGTTTCCTATTTGTCTGCATACGATTTAAAGTATTTCGAAAGGTTTAAGCAGCAGCTCAATATTGCTCGTGAGCGTGTCAAGTCGGCCTCGCTAGACTCAGAAACCCGCACTGTGTGGCAGCGGGAAATTGCTGACTATAGAAAACGGTTTGTTAAAATTGTTGCGGTTACGCGGCATTATGTTTATCTCATTAATGTTGTTATTACTGGCTCTGCAAACGAAATTATTTACTACGCAAACTATTTGCACGTTCGTCTGGCGGAAAAAGCGAACCTTTCTCGTCATCAGGTGAATCTCCGTCTCGACCGGCAAAAAATGTGGATTGCGGTTGTGTCAATGTTTGCCATTGTGATGGCCGCGGTATCAGCCCTGTTGTTTTATAAGCGGATTACGCAACCGATTGATCGCATCACGCAGGTGTTTGAGAAGCTGGCAGCAGACGAATCGGTTAAGGATATCCCCGAAAGCCATCGCAAGGACGAAATCGGTATGTTGGCGTCGGCAGCGGATGTATTCCGGGCAAAGAACGCGCAAACAAATCAGCTCTTGCTGGAATCGAAAAAAATGATCAGCGATCAGAAAGCGTTAAACGCTGAACTTGCAATCGCGAAACGACACGCAGAAAAAGCACTCTCTATTAAGTCGAAATTTCTGGCAAATATGTCTCATGAGCTTCGCACTCCCCTTAATTCCGTTATTGGTTATACCGTGCGTCTATTAAAGCATGTAAATTCTGACCGAGGCATCCAACTTAAAGCGTTGGAAGCTATTGAGCGTAACGGCCGCCATTTGCTCGCAATGATCAACGATATATTGGATTTGAGCAAAATTGAGGCGCAAAAGCTTGATTTGAGTATTCGTTCAGTTGACCTGAATGAATTGTGTGAGCAAGCCGTTACACAGGTAGGCCCCGCAGCGGAGGAGAAAAATCTCGAAATTGTGTTTATCCGGAGTCAAACAGCCGAAGTGCAAACGGATTTTACGCGACTGAGTCAAATACTGTTGAATCTGCTATCTAACGCAATTAAGTATACTGACGAGGGCGGTGTTAAAATTGAGTTGGAGCGGGATATCAGTGAAAAATACATCAGCTTGCGCGTAATCGATACCGGTATTGGTATCGAGCCAGAAAACCAAAAAAGGTTGTTTTTGCGGTTCGAGCAATTTGACGACAGCAGTCGGTTCCAAGTCGGCAAGGGTTCCGGGCTGGGGCTGGCCATTGTTGCCAGTTTGAGCAAACTGTTGGGGGTGCGCGTCTCGGTGGCTAGCGATGTGGGTAAGGGCAGCACATTTTCCTTGCGCGTGCCTGTTGTTTTTGCTGGAGACTCGAGTACGGCCAAAAATTGA
- a CDS encoding DUF3012 domain-containing protein: MEKSVTALVVTASLWLCVGCADDEPAARCPDSRQKQSQEWCDQMLEKPNAEWVEEDYQSFSCDCI; the protein is encoded by the coding sequence GTGGAAAAAAGCGTAACCGCTTTGGTCGTTACGGCCAGTCTCTGGTTGTGCGTTGGTTGCGCCGACGACGAGCCAGCAGCGCGCTGCCCCGATAGTCGACAAAAGCAATCTCAGGAATGGTGCGACCAGATGCTGGAAAAACCCAATGCAGAATGGGTGGAGGAGGACTACCAGTCCTTCTCCTGTGATTGCATATAA
- a CDS encoding ion transporter, with protein MQANSLNSRFQQIKSNKIFEIFVISIIVFSALVVGAKTYDIPPAVEQAVVVLDWLITVIFVIEITIRFLAEDRKSRFFRSPWNLFDTLIVLISIIPIENGELAVIGRLVRIFRVLRMVSIVPELRVLIVSLMKALPQLGYVMLLMFIIYYIYAAIGSTFFEEINPQLWGDVAVSMLTLFRVMTFEDWTDVMYETMTVYSLSWIYFLSFIFFTAFAFLNMVIGIVVSVMEKEHQALAIANGEDGSSELAAIRQELSELKALIKAQRGDLS; from the coding sequence ATGCAAGCTAATTCGTTGAACTCGCGTTTTCAGCAAATTAAGTCCAATAAAATTTTCGAAATTTTTGTCATCAGTATCATTGTGTTTTCTGCGCTGGTGGTCGGGGCTAAAACCTACGACATTCCACCAGCTGTGGAACAAGCGGTCGTCGTTCTGGATTGGCTGATCACTGTTATCTTTGTTATAGAAATTACCATTCGATTTTTGGCCGAAGACCGAAAATCACGTTTTTTCCGCAGTCCGTGGAATCTCTTTGACACGTTAATTGTGCTTATTAGCATTATCCCAATCGAAAATGGTGAGTTAGCGGTCATTGGCAGACTGGTAAGGATATTCCGTGTTTTACGCATGGTCTCAATTGTGCCAGAGCTGCGTGTTTTGATCGTGAGCCTGATGAAAGCATTACCGCAGTTAGGTTATGTGATGCTGCTCATGTTCATCATCTACTATATCTACGCCGCCATCGGCAGTACATTTTTTGAGGAGATAAATCCGCAGCTTTGGGGCGACGTGGCGGTAAGTATGCTAACGTTATTCCGAGTCATGACGTTCGAAGATTGGACAGACGTCATGTACGAAACCATGACCGTTTATAGTCTTAGCTGGATTTACTTTCTGTCTTTTATCTTTTTCACGGCATTTGCCTTCCTAAATATGGTGATCGGTATTGTTGTGAGTGTCATGGAGAAGGAGCACCAGGCACTCGCGATTGCAAATGGCGAGGACGGCAGCTCGGAACTGGCGGCAATCCGTCAGGAGTTGAGTGAATTGAAAGCCTTAATTAAAGCCCAGCGGGGAG
- the cysS gene encoding cysteine--tRNA ligase encodes MSLRIYNTATRQKEDFVPVDPGAIKMYVCGPTVYNLVHIGNARPVVVFDTLFRVLQYLYDKVVYARNITDIDDKIMKAAAENGEPISALAARYAAEYERDMAQLNALQPTIVPYATEHLEQMIAMTQALVDKGHAYAAEGHVLFDVQSMGDYGELSNRSLEDMLDGARVEVAPYKKYAGDFVLWKPSADSEPGWESPWGRGRPGWHLECSAMIERHLGNTIDIHGGGRDLIFPHHENERAQSQCAHDGEQYVKYWMHNGYLNIDGEKMSKSLGNFRTVRELLESFPGEVIRFALLSAQYRSELDFSAELLEQSKASLDSLYGALRKTEEEILPAGPALTASPGFAALMDDLNTPLAISELHQLARTVHKAEPESEEAQSAKGMMLAIANLMGLLQEDPETWFQGGAEQDASWIEALIAERQQAKLDKQYARADEIREELKAKGILLEDSREGTTWKKA; translated from the coding sequence ATGAGTTTACGGATCTATAACACCGCTACCCGCCAAAAGGAAGACTTTGTTCCTGTCGATCCAGGCGCTATCAAAATGTACGTGTGTGGGCCTACAGTTTATAACCTGGTGCACATAGGCAACGCGCGGCCGGTGGTGGTCTTCGATACGTTATTTCGGGTGCTGCAATACCTCTACGACAAGGTGGTTTACGCGCGGAATATTACTGATATCGACGACAAAATCATGAAAGCCGCGGCCGAGAATGGCGAGCCAATAAGCGCATTGGCTGCGCGATATGCGGCGGAATACGAACGCGACATGGCGCAACTTAATGCGCTGCAGCCTACTATTGTGCCCTACGCGACTGAACACCTGGAACAGATGATTGCGATGACGCAGGCGCTGGTGGATAAAGGCCATGCCTACGCGGCGGAAGGGCATGTATTGTTCGATGTACAGTCGATGGGTGACTATGGCGAGTTGTCGAATCGCAGCCTGGAAGACATGCTGGATGGTGCTCGCGTAGAGGTTGCTCCGTACAAAAAATACGCTGGTGATTTTGTGCTGTGGAAGCCGAGCGCCGATTCTGAACCGGGATGGGAAAGCCCCTGGGGGCGAGGCCGACCCGGCTGGCACCTGGAGTGTTCGGCAATGATCGAAAGGCACCTGGGTAACACGATTGATATTCACGGCGGTGGGCGGGACCTTATCTTTCCCCATCACGAAAACGAACGTGCGCAAAGCCAGTGCGCGCATGATGGAGAGCAGTATGTTAAGTACTGGATGCATAACGGTTACCTGAATATCGACGGCGAAAAAATGTCCAAGTCACTGGGCAATTTCCGCACAGTTCGTGAATTGCTCGAATCGTTTCCGGGCGAGGTAATCCGGTTTGCGTTGCTTTCTGCTCAGTACCGCTCCGAGCTGGATTTTTCGGCCGAGTTACTTGAGCAATCGAAAGCCAGCCTCGATTCGCTTTACGGGGCGTTACGCAAAACGGAGGAGGAAATACTTCCCGCCGGGCCAGCGCTTACCGCAAGTCCCGGTTTTGCAGCCTTGATGGATGATCTGAACACCCCACTGGCAATAAGCGAACTGCATCAACTGGCGCGCACAGTCCACAAAGCCGAACCCGAGAGCGAAGAGGCGCAGAGCGCAAAGGGTATGATGCTCGCCATTGCCAATTTGATGGGGTTGTTACAGGAGGATCCCGAAACCTGGTTCCAAGGCGGTGCGGAACAAGATGCCAGTTGGATTGAAGCGCTTATCGCCGAGCGTCAGCAGGCGAAGCTGGATAAACAATATGCGCGCGCGGATGAGATTCGGGAAGAACTCAAAGCTAAAGGTATTCTGCTAGAAGATTCGCGCGAGGGTACAACGTGGAAAAAAGCGTAA
- a CDS encoding UDP-2,3-diacylglucosamine diphosphatase translates to MAIQYFISDLHLQPDRPDLVAALYRFIDAHLQDADALYILGDFFDAWIGDDEDAPFYLDIAARLNRLSAQGVAIYFQHGNRDFLIGEQFAKSAGVTLLPEDYKTLVAGKPVLLMHGDSLCIDDTEYMAFRNQVRSAAWQQQVLSLPLEQRRAMAVQLRSQSSSMNAMKAEDIMDVNPEAVAQAMRKFNVSTMIHGHTHRPAVHEIELNDQRARRFVLGDWNTTGWFIRADASDLQLVEFDI, encoded by the coding sequence ATGGCCATTCAGTACTTTATTTCGGATCTCCACTTGCAACCGGATCGCCCTGATCTGGTTGCCGCCTTGTATCGTTTCATAGACGCCCATTTGCAAGATGCCGATGCGCTATACATTCTCGGCGATTTTTTTGACGCCTGGATTGGAGACGATGAGGACGCCCCGTTCTACCTGGACATAGCCGCCAGGTTAAACCGCCTTAGCGCTCAAGGCGTAGCGATATACTTCCAACACGGCAATCGCGATTTTTTGATCGGCGAGCAATTCGCAAAATCAGCCGGCGTGACACTTTTGCCGGAAGACTACAAAACTCTGGTTGCTGGTAAACCTGTGCTATTAATGCATGGAGATAGTCTGTGTATCGATGACACCGAATACATGGCATTCAGAAACCAGGTGCGCAGTGCCGCCTGGCAGCAACAGGTTCTTTCGCTACCACTGGAACAACGTCGCGCAATGGCCGTGCAGTTGCGCTCGCAAAGCAGCTCGATGAATGCCATGAAAGCAGAAGACATTATGGATGTGAACCCGGAAGCGGTTGCACAAGCCATGCGCAAATTTAATGTGTCGACAATGATTCACGGCCATACTCACCGTCCCGCAGTACATGAGATCGAACTCAATGACCAACGCGCAAGGCGTTTCGTTCTGGGCGACTGGAATACAACGGGGTGGTTTATTCGCGCCGATGCAAGTGATTTGCAACTCGTAGAATTTGATATTTAA